tttatggccatagttgcctttgattatttgttgtgattttcataaagttgaaaggaattctgttttgattccacgagatattaattgccattattttgtgtaattaaatggtgacatgctacttgattcatttctattgtcattttattttattatattgttaaatattttaccatgcaattattattttccagtagggcctcacttgacctcgtcactactctatcgaggttaggcttggcacttattgggtaccgctgtggtatactcatactacgcttctgcacatctttttgtgcagatccaggtactccttacTAGCCCcgacatcagtgagttacctgtgcacggagacttcaaggtatatctgccagcgtttgcagactccggagtccccttctatcattattgtgttgtttccttattttctttagaccttgatatatatagagacattgaggataaattcttagaagcttgtaacttatttctaccgggttttgggagttgaaattatttgaattgtagtttatttatttcagatttaaatttttattccgcattgataggcttatctagtcttagagactaggtgccatcacgacatcctatgaaGAGAATTTGGGATCATGACAAAAATAGAATTCATGCTGTGAGGTTTGGATTCTACAATTAATGAATTATAACACGTAAATATATTTTGCATGAAAATACAATATATTATAATTTCATATGTATGTATTTCTTCGCAGTCGTGGCCAAACCATGAACAAGCTTCATGCTGAGATTGTTAATGACTTGAAGCAAATGCTTGATGGCAACAATATTTTGGCAAAGACATTTAGAATGGTAAGAGATAGATTTCAAAAAGATAGAAGCTACAATGTTAGACTCAGATTGATAGGAAAAAGGAGCACCGATGGAAGAAGATACAACTTGCCTACGGTttcagaggtagctgctttgGTGGTGGGAGATTTTGAACTATCTAGATGTGATAGGGACATCATTATCGAAACCCAATCCGAACAGTTACAAAGGATAAATGAATTAAATACTGCCTATTTAGGTTTATAATATCCTTTACTATTTTTATATGGTGAAGATGGATACAGAGAGGACATTCCTTTAGACAGAGATGATGAATCAACTGGAGGAAGGAAATGTTTTAGCATGCGGGAGTATTTTGCTTATAAAATTCAAGAAAGGAAGAATGAAGTTCTGACGATTGCGTCTTCTAAAAGATTATTTCAGCAATTCTTGATTGATGCATATACAATGAGCGAATCTTCTCGATTAAGGTATATTAggcttaacaaaaaaaaaattgagatgcCACATGTATAAAGGGTTACAAGATGTTATTTTGCATGGAGAAATTAATCCTTCTTCTCAAGAAAAAAGGATAATTCTACCGTCCAACTTCACAGGGGGTGCACGATACATGATTCAAAACTATCAAGATGCTATGGCAATATGCAAATGGGCTAGGTATCCTGATCTTTTCATCACATTTACTTGCAATCCAAAGTGGCCTGAAATTCGTAGATTGAGGGTCATCCGGACATTTTATCTAGGgttttcaaaattaaattggACCGTTTGATAAAGGATTTATGAGACAATCAAAATTTTGGAAAAGCAAAAGCAGGTATTCaattcaatttctaaaaaataataacTACTTTTTATGTTACATAGGATaatagattttaaaataaatattccaACTTTTTATGAGGTGTAATAATATTTTTGGTGCAGTGATTTATACAGTTGAGTTTTAAAAATGAGGTTTGCCTCATGCTCACATCTTGCCTTTTCTTCACGAGCATGATAAATACCCAACTGCTGCAGATATTGATCGAATCATTTCTGCAGAAATACCAGTTGAATTGGCCGATCATGTATATTATAAGGCTGTGCAAAATTTTATGATGCATGGCCCATGTGGTTCTGCCAGAAAATATTCTCCTTGCATGCGAAACGAAAGATGTaccaagtatttttcaaaaaggTTTGTTGTGTCAATAACAATTGATGAAGAGGGTTATCCTGTTTATAGCCGAAGGGATAATGGTAGAACTATCAAAAAGGTTGGTATTGACTTGGATAGTAGGTATGTGGTGCCTCACAATTGGTTCTTATTACTTAAGTATGGTTCTCATATTAATGTTGAATGGTGCAATCAGTCAAGATCTATTAAGTACTTATTTAAGTATATTAACAAAGGAAATGATCCTGTTACTGCTGCTTTTTCTCAAAGTGTGCAAGAGGAAGATTCAtcaaatatttatgaaataaatatGTGTTATGATGCTTGGAGAATATTCAAATTTCCAATTCACCATAGAGAACCTCTTGTGGAAAGACTATCATTTCATCTTCTAAATGAACAAAATGTTATATTCTCTGATGATGGTGTTACAAATAGACCAAGTGTAAAGGAATCAATGTTTTAAATTGGTTTGAGACAAATAACATATTGCCAGAAATAAGAGAATTAACTTATGCAAAATTCTCTCTTAAGTTTGTTTGGAAGAAACAATTGAAAAGATGGGAGAATAGAAGaacttctttatttttcattgGAAGAATTTTCTTTGTTCCGCCTAGAATTGACGAATTATATTCTCTCAGATTGTTGTTAAATGTCATTGAAGGTCCAAAATCCTATGAGAATCTTAAAAGAATTAATAATCATAACC
The nucleotide sequence above comes from Nicotiana tabacum cultivar K326 chromosome 12, ASM71507v2, whole genome shotgun sequence. Encoded proteins:
- the LOC142167180 gene encoding uncharacterized protein LOC142167180, which translates into the protein MNKLHAEIVNDLKQMLDGNNILAKTFRMVRDRFQKDRSYNVRLRLIGKRSTDGRRYNLPTVSEVAALVVGDFELSRYGYREDIPLDRDDESTGGRKCFSMREYFAYKIQERKNEVLTIASSKRLFQQFLIDAYTMSESSRLRKYSPCMRNERCTKYFSKRFVVSITIDEEGYPVYSRRDNGRTIKKSRSIKYLFKYINKGNDPVTAAFSQSVQEEDSSNIYEINMCYDAWRIFKFPIHHREPLVERLSFHLLNEQNVIFSDDGVTNRPSFVWKKQLKRWENRRTSLFFIGRIFFVPPRIDELYSLRLLLNVIEGPKSYENLKRINNHNLLTFRDACYALGLLDDDKEYMDAIKEASNWGMPSYLKQLFAILLLSNLMSRPEYV